In Lascolabacillus massiliensis, a single genomic region encodes these proteins:
- the porE gene encoding PorE family type IX secretion system protein, protein MKYYLSYALILVFALLQLSCKQVKLSDARDQYVNGLYYKASESYRKLYSESHGKNEAIRGIISFEMAESYRKLGRSARALSAYRSAIRYKYPDTLMYLHYAKMLHKEGEYELAIEAYDEFLKLSPGNILGINGKKGVEQAKEWKENPKRYKIEKLDVFNSGGSEYSPFLSQNGEVIYFTSSGKEATGEEKNPVTGTKYSDLFISRKNYRGEWQKHELLNPDINSAFDESTPSITKDGRYLFYTASYSDREQLTRPEIYISRRINGLWTKGVPFEINNIDSTAIFAHPSISPSGRYLYFVSDMRGGYGGKDIWRARLSSSFKVDTVENMGPIINSSGDELYPYVRDDNSIYFSSDGHPGMGGLDIFEAYYNDKMNEWIVENIKSPINSSQDDFGITFEPKVEKGYFSSNRNDVRGYHHIYSFEYLPARIIIEGFAVDQDDEFISGATVSVVGSDGFQSNFITSSDGVYKFEAEKDKTYLLMASADGFLNQKKMLHTANLESDTTYYVDFEMIPYNKPVILDNVFYDLNSAKLRPESKSALDELIALLNEHPEISIELTAHTDRLGDEGYNINLSANRAKSVVDYLVQNGIDQYRLKAKGCGKSAPKVINRIIAETYDFLKTGDILNEEFIGRLTPEQQKLSDQLNRRTEFRVLNPE, encoded by the coding sequence TTGAAATACTACTTATCATATGCTTTAATACTGGTTTTTGCATTACTGCAGTTATCCTGTAAACAGGTTAAATTGAGTGATGCCAGAGATCAGTATGTAAATGGTCTGTATTACAAAGCTTCAGAGTCTTATAGGAAGTTATATAGTGAATCTCATGGCAAAAATGAGGCTATTCGTGGAATAATTTCATTTGAAATGGCAGAGTCTTACAGGAAGTTAGGACGAAGTGCACGTGCTCTGTCGGCATATAGAAGCGCAATCAGGTATAAATACCCAGATACTTTAATGTATCTTCATTATGCAAAAATGCTTCATAAAGAGGGTGAATATGAGTTGGCAATTGAAGCCTATGATGAATTTTTAAAACTATCGCCGGGTAATATATTAGGAATTAATGGCAAGAAAGGTGTTGAACAGGCAAAGGAGTGGAAAGAGAATCCAAAACGATACAAGATAGAAAAATTAGATGTTTTTAATTCCGGCGGGTCTGAGTATAGTCCCTTTTTATCACAAAATGGTGAAGTGATCTATTTTACATCATCAGGGAAAGAAGCTACAGGTGAAGAAAAAAATCCTGTAACAGGAACTAAATACAGTGATCTGTTTATTTCAAGAAAGAACTATAGGGGTGAATGGCAAAAACATGAATTGCTTAATCCTGATATTAACAGTGCATTTGATGAGAGTACTCCTTCAATAACCAAAGATGGAAGATATCTGTTTTACACTGCCAGTTATAGCGATCGTGAACAATTAACAAGACCTGAAATCTATATATCTAGAAGAATAAATGGTTTATGGACCAAAGGAGTTCCATTTGAAATTAATAATATAGATTCTACTGCGATATTTGCCCATCCTTCGATTTCACCTTCAGGAAGATACCTCTATTTTGTATCAGATATGAGAGGAGGTTATGGTGGAAAAGATATTTGGCGTGCCAGACTTTCATCATCATTTAAAGTAGATACAGTTGAAAATATGGGTCCAATAATAAACAGTTCCGGTGATGAATTATACCCCTATGTCAGAGATGATAACAGTATATATTTCTCATCTGACGGACATCCCGGTATGGGTGGTTTGGATATTTTTGAAGCATATTATAATGATAAAATGAATGAGTGGATAGTTGAAAATATAAAATCACCTATTAACTCATCACAAGACGATTTTGGAATTACATTTGAACCTAAAGTAGAGAAAGGGTATTTTAGTTCTAACCGTAATGATGTTCGTGGTTACCATCATATTTATTCATTTGAGTATCTGCCTGCAAGAATAATAATAGAGGGTTTTGCAGTAGATCAGGACGATGAATTTATATCAGGAGCCACTGTCTCAGTAGTAGGGAGTGACGGTTTTCAGAGTAATTTTATAACAAGCAGTGATGGTGTATATAAATTTGAAGCAGAAAAAGATAAGACCTATTTACTTATGGCAAGTGCTGATGGCTTTCTGAATCAGAAGAAAATGCTGCACACAGCTAATTTGGAATCTGATACTACATATTATGTAGATTTTGAGATGATTCCATACAATAAACCTGTCATTCTAGATAATGTTTTTTACGATTTAAACAGTGCTAAACTTAGACCTGAATCTAAATCGGCTCTTGATGAGCTGATTGCACTGCTTAACGAACATCCTGAAATTTCAATTGAGTTAACTGCGCATACCGACCGGTTAGGTGATGAGGGGTATAATATAAATCTTTCGGCCAATCGTGCTAAGTCAGTAGTTGATTACTTAGTTCAGAATGGAATAGATCAATATCGGCTAAAAGCAAAAGGGTGTGGTAAGTCAGCCCCAAAAGTAATTAACAGAATTATTGCTGAAACATATGACTTCTTAAAAACTGGAGATATTCTTAATGAGGAATTTATAGGAAGACTTACTCCAGAACAGCAAAAACTTTCAGATCAGTTAAACAGGAGAACTGAATTCAGGGTTTTAAATCCTGAATAA
- the recN gene encoding DNA repair protein RecN, with translation MLKSLTIENYALIDSIHIEFDTGLTVITGETGAGKSILLGALSLILGQRADSRHIKHGESRCLIEGVFDISTYNLKSFFDDHDWVYDGNECILRREIWSTGKSRAFVNDSPVYLNDLKEIGEKLIDIHSQHQNLALNDNLFQLNVVDTLARTGKELREYVDAYKDYRSSEKELNDMRLQAQKNREEEDYLRFQHKGLSEVSLKPGEQEELEEELEALTHSEEIKSGLFAVISMLSEDENNIESLLKSTKDTLQNVQNVYPKVAELTERVMSAYIDLKDVRDDVSRNFEEIEYNPERQQIIEERLSAIYNLQKKHSVATVEELIKLRDEIDEQLKNIDSLDEKISVLEKKTAEKRTIMLKKGKSLSKKRQEAAPEIEKQLMERLAYLKIANSRFKCEFKEKSNPDITGIDNLEFLFSANRNTSLQPVSEVASGGEISRLMLCLKAMIAGATALPAIIFDEIDTGTSGDVADRVGTIMREMSREMQVITITHLPQIASKGDAHFVVYKEDTKDGVTSKIKALSHDERVEEVAQMLSGAEVTSEAIENAKAILGIQSE, from the coding sequence ATGCTGAAATCATTAACAATAGAAAATTATGCACTGATCGACTCAATTCACATTGAGTTTGATACAGGACTGACTGTTATTACAGGAGAAACAGGTGCCGGCAAATCTATTCTTTTAGGTGCATTGTCACTAATTCTTGGTCAAAGAGCTGATAGTCGCCATATTAAACATGGTGAAAGCAGATGCCTTATAGAAGGGGTATTTGATATTTCAACTTATAATCTTAAATCTTTTTTTGATGATCATGATTGGGTATATGATGGTAATGAATGCATATTGCGTCGAGAAATATGGAGTACCGGAAAGTCACGTGCTTTTGTAAATGATTCACCTGTTTATCTAAACGATCTGAAAGAAATTGGGGAAAAGCTAATTGATATTCACTCACAACATCAAAACCTTGCACTTAATGATAACCTGTTTCAATTGAATGTGGTTGATACTCTTGCAAGGACAGGAAAAGAGCTGAGAGAATATGTAGATGCATATAAAGATTATCGCTCATCAGAAAAAGAATTGAACGATATGCGTTTGCAAGCTCAGAAAAACAGAGAAGAGGAGGATTATCTCCGGTTCCAGCACAAGGGTTTATCAGAAGTTTCACTTAAACCCGGTGAACAGGAAGAACTTGAAGAAGAGCTTGAAGCATTAACTCATTCAGAAGAGATAAAGTCAGGTTTATTTGCAGTAATATCGATGCTTTCGGAGGATGAGAATAATATTGAATCTTTACTAAAATCAACAAAGGATACACTGCAAAATGTGCAGAATGTATATCCTAAAGTGGCAGAACTAACTGAAAGGGTGATGTCGGCATATATTGATTTAAAAGATGTTAGAGACGATGTCTCACGTAATTTTGAAGAGATTGAATATAATCCCGAACGTCAGCAAATAATAGAAGAGAGACTAAGTGCAATTTACAATCTGCAGAAAAAGCACTCTGTTGCAACAGTAGAAGAGTTGATTAAACTACGGGATGAAATAGATGAACAGCTGAAAAATATTGACTCGCTGGATGAAAAAATATCGGTACTTGAAAAGAAGACAGCCGAAAAACGCACTATAATGCTTAAAAAAGGCAAGTCATTAAGTAAAAAAAGGCAAGAGGCAGCTCCTGAGATTGAGAAACAATTGATGGAGAGACTTGCTTATCTGAAGATTGCAAATAGTCGCTTTAAATGTGAATTCAAAGAAAAATCAAACCCTGACATAACAGGTATAGATAACCTGGAATTTCTGTTCTCAGCCAATAGGAATACATCTTTACAACCCGTTTCCGAAGTCGCTTCAGGCGGAGAGATATCACGCCTGATGCTTTGCCTGAAAGCTATGATAGCAGGTGCAACCGCACTCCCTGCAATTATATTTGATGAGATAGATACTGGTACTTCGGGAGATGTTGCAGACAGAGTAGGAACAATAATGAGGGAGATGAGTCGCGAAATGCAAGTTATTACTATTACACATTTGCCACAGATAGCTTCAAAGGGAGATGCTCACTTTGTTGTTTATAAAGAAGATACAAAAGATGGTGTTACATCAAAAATCAAGGCTTTATCTCATGACGAAAGAGTTGAGGAGGTTGCCCAGATGTTGAGTGGTGCTGAGGTAACATCTGAAGCAATTGAAAATGCAAAAGCAATTCTTGGCATACAATCAGAATAA
- the rlmB gene encoding 23S rRNA (guanosine(2251)-2'-O)-methyltransferase RlmB: MRDKEMIFGIRAVIEAIEAGKDIDRVLIKRELSGELIGELQRLIREYDIPMQRVPVERIDRITRKNHQGVIAFTSAVTYQKLENIIPLLYEEGKNPFIIVLDGLTDVRNFGAIARTCEVAGVDAIVIPSRGSVSVNADAIKTSAGALHTIPVCRENSLKEAILFLKNSGVKVVAASEKAAELYTEVDMSVPVAILMGSEDVGIAAEHLRISDELVKLPQVGNIKSLNVSVAAGVMIYEVLRQRRNQ, translated from the coding sequence ATGAGAGATAAAGAAATGATTTTCGGTATACGTGCCGTTATAGAGGCTATTGAGGCCGGAAAAGACATCGACAGAGTATTAATTAAAAGAGAACTGTCAGGTGAATTGATAGGTGAGTTGCAGCGACTTATTCGTGAATATGATATACCTATGCAAAGAGTTCCTGTGGAAAGAATTGACAGGATTACCAGAAAAAATCATCAGGGAGTTATTGCTTTTACTTCAGCTGTAACCTATCAAAAGCTTGAGAATATTATTCCTTTATTGTATGAAGAGGGTAAGAATCCCTTTATAATAGTATTGGATGGGTTGACAGATGTTCGTAATTTTGGTGCTATTGCTCGCACTTGTGAAGTTGCAGGGGTGGATGCAATTGTTATACCCTCCAGAGGAAGTGTTTCTGTGAATGCAGATGCTATTAAGACTTCGGCAGGAGCTTTGCATACTATACCTGTATGTCGGGAAAACAGTCTGAAAGAAGCCATTCTTTTCCTTAAAAATAGTGGAGTAAAGGTTGTTGCAGCATCGGAAAAAGCGGCAGAGCTTTACACAGAAGTAGATATGTCTGTTCCTGTTGCCATATTAATGGGTTCAGAAGATGTAGGTATAGCAGCAGAGCATCTGAGAATCAGTGATGAACTGGTTAAGCTGCCTCAGGTTGGCAATATTAAGTCGCTGAACGTATCAGTAGCAGCAGGTGTTATGATTTATGAAGTTCTTAGACAAAGGCGTAATCAATAG
- a CDS encoding RidA family protein: MKKVISTKNAPEAIGPYSQAIEVNGFLFLSGMLPIDPTTGNFVPGGIIEQTSQIFINIKAILSEAGLNIENIVKTTVFLSDMSLFDGMNQVYAKQFKDSFPARSTVAAKTLPKNSLVEIEVIAAK, translated from the coding sequence ATGAAAAAAGTTATATCAACAAAAAATGCTCCTGAAGCAATTGGACCATACAGTCAGGCAATAGAGGTTAACGGATTTCTATTTTTATCCGGAATGTTACCTATTGACCCCACTACCGGAAATTTCGTTCCTGGAGGTATTATAGAACAGACTTCACAGATATTTATCAATATTAAAGCTATCCTATCAGAAGCAGGATTGAATATTGAGAATATTGTAAAGACAACCGTGTTTTTAAGTGATATGTCGCTGTTCGATGGGATGAATCAAGTGTATGCAAAACAGTTCAAAGACTCTTTTCCAGCAAGATCTACAGTTGCTGCAAAAACACTCCCGAAGAATTCACTTGTTGAAATAGAAGTAATTGCTGCCAAATGA
- a CDS encoding YccF domain-containing protein, which yields MKTLGNIIWILFGGFVIAIEYVIGSITLMITIVGIPFGIQSLKLAEVALWPFGKKAVHSSTSSGCLSLLMNVIWFFVGGLPIVLTHLLFGLLFYITIIGIPFGNQHFKLMKLAFSPFGKVVINIK from the coding sequence ATGAAAACATTAGGTAATATTATATGGATACTCTTTGGGGGTTTTGTAATCGCAATTGAATATGTAATAGGGAGTATTACCCTAATGATTACAATTGTCGGAATACCTTTTGGTATTCAGTCGCTCAAACTTGCGGAGGTTGCACTATGGCCGTTTGGTAAAAAGGCAGTACATAGCAGTACATCTTCAGGATGCCTTTCACTATTGATGAATGTCATTTGGTTCTTTGTGGGAGGATTGCCAATAGTGCTGACCCACCTGCTTTTTGGGTTGCTTTTTTATATTACCATAATTGGTATACCATTTGGTAATCAGCACTTCAAACTGATGAAGCTAGCTTTTTCCCCTTTTGGTAAAGTAGTGATAAATATAAAATAA
- the tatC gene encoding twin-arginine translocase subunit TatC — translation MAEKEMSFWDHLEEFRWTIIHIIIAVVVLSILGFIIIPHIFDSVILAPRNSDFVTYKFLDKASQFIPFLPDFSAESFNVKMLNINMTTQFMTYISTSFAFGVLCTIPYILYEIWKFISPALYENEAKGVKQAFGFGGFMFIVGCLVGYFIVFPLIFRFLITFELSESIDNMISLDSYMSNFYTLILIMGLVFELPLVFWLLSSLGLIYRSFFRTYRRHAVVGSLLAAALITPSGDPFSLIVVTLPIYALWEISAFVVKKDPPEEEEENLPAIFE, via the coding sequence ATGGCAGAGAAAGAAATGTCCTTTTGGGATCATCTGGAAGAATTCCGATGGACTATTATTCATATAATCATTGCTGTTGTAGTCTTATCTATACTAGGATTCATCATAATACCTCATATTTTTGACTCAGTTATATTAGCACCGCGTAATTCTGACTTTGTAACATACAAATTTCTGGATAAGGCGAGCCAATTTATACCGTTCTTACCGGATTTTTCTGCTGAGTCATTTAATGTGAAGATGCTGAATATAAACATGACTACACAGTTCATGACCTATATTTCAACATCATTCGCTTTTGGAGTTCTATGCACTATCCCATATATATTATATGAGATATGGAAATTCATTAGCCCAGCACTCTATGAAAACGAAGCAAAAGGTGTAAAACAGGCCTTTGGTTTCGGAGGATTTATGTTTATCGTTGGATGCCTTGTAGGATATTTCATAGTATTCCCATTGATCTTCAGGTTTCTTATTACTTTTGAATTGAGTGAGTCTATAGATAATATGATATCACTTGATTCATACATGAGTAATTTCTATACTCTTATACTAATAATGGGGCTAGTCTTTGAACTACCCCTGGTATTTTGGCTACTTTCCAGTCTTGGATTGATTTACCGATCATTCTTCAGAACATACCGCCGTCATGCAGTAGTGGGTTCTCTACTGGCAGCAGCACTTATAACACCATCGGGTGACCCATTTTCACTTATTGTAGTTACCCTGCCAATTTATGCATTATGGGAGATCAGTGCCTTCGTGGTTAAAAAAGATCCGCCGGAAGAGGAAGAGGAAAATTTACCTGCAATCTTTGAGTAA
- a CDS encoding Sec-independent protein translocase subunit TatA/TatB — protein sequence MNPLLINLNGWEIPIIVIVILILFGGKKIPEFMKGLGKGINSFKKGLNDIEEDIKADPSDNKTTGDK from the coding sequence ATGAATCCATTACTTATTAATTTAAACGGTTGGGAAATACCTATTATTGTTATAGTAATTCTGATACTTTTCGGTGGTAAAAAAATACCTGAATTCATGAAAGGCCTCGGAAAAGGTATTAACAGCTTTAAGAAAGGGTTGAATGATATTGAAGAAGATATCAAAGCAGATCCTTCAGATAATAAAACAACAGGCGATAAATAA
- a CDS encoding endonuclease/exonuclease/phosphatase family protein: protein MFYNVENLFDTIDDPAKDDNDFLPDGFMKWTPWKYRKKLQDITRVITAVGGMQSPALVGLCEVENDSVIFDLVNRSPLMAQGYEYVMTNSPDNRGIDNALLYQRHQFKPLESNEYKIGLNQKNIKPTRNILHVTGLVLSKDTIDVFVCHFPSRSGGQKETEPARIESAKALRNIVDSVLLKRNNANFIIMGDFNDQPSDKSMSEILRANSTDLYNDILQSDSESEIEKELFNLFYRKNNNSEIGTYKYQGRWYINDHIIVSGNLLDTNNHIFVKNRLAHIYKADFLLEDDHGYYGKKPFRTNLGPRYNAGFSDHLPVYMDLIINIHSEI, encoded by the coding sequence ATGTTTTATAATGTAGAAAATCTATTTGATACAATAGATGATCCTGCAAAGGATGATAATGATTTTCTGCCTGATGGCTTTATGAAATGGACACCCTGGAAGTATCGTAAAAAACTTCAGGATATTACAAGAGTCATTACAGCAGTCGGAGGCATGCAATCACCGGCACTGGTTGGTCTTTGTGAAGTTGAAAATGACAGCGTTATATTCGATCTTGTCAATCGATCTCCACTCATGGCTCAGGGATATGAGTATGTAATGACAAATTCACCAGATAATAGAGGAATAGATAATGCCTTGCTATACCAAAGGCATCAGTTTAAACCACTGGAAAGTAATGAGTACAAAATCGGATTAAACCAAAAAAATATAAAACCAACCCGTAATATACTACATGTAACGGGACTTGTTTTAAGTAAAGATACCATTGATGTATTTGTTTGCCATTTTCCTTCGAGAAGTGGAGGACAGAAAGAGACAGAGCCGGCAAGAATTGAATCAGCTAAAGCTCTAAGGAACATAGTAGACAGTGTGCTTTTAAAGCGCAATAATGCAAATTTTATTATTATGGGTGATTTTAACGATCAACCCAGTGATAAGAGTATGTCAGAAATACTCAGGGCTAATAGTACAGATCTTTATAATGACATATTACAATCTGACTCAGAATCAGAAATAGAAAAGGAACTTTTCAATCTGTTTTATAGAAAAAATAATAACTCTGAAATCGGAACATATAAATATCAGGGAAGATGGTATATAAACGACCATATAATAGTTTCCGGAAATCTTTTAGATACAAATAACCATATCTTTGTTAAAAACAGACTGGCACATATTTATAAGGCAGACTTTCTTTTGGAAGATGATCACGGGTACTATGGCAAAAAGCCGTTCAGAACCAATCTAGGGCCCAGATACAACGCTGGGTTCAGTGATCATTTACCGGTTTATATGGATTTAATTATTAACATACATTCCGAGATTTAA
- a CDS encoding aminoacyl-histidine dipeptidase: MTIKDLEPSSIWGYFYDITQIPRPSKKEDKIRAYLLDFAEKHSLEVKQDKAGNILITKPATPGKEDLPTVILQSHIDMVCEKNSDVEHDFDNDPIETIIDGDWVKANGTTLGADNGIGVAAELAVLASDEIAHGKIEAFFTVDEETGLTGANALEKDFLTGNLLINLDTEEEGEIYIGCAGGKGTKAYFKYKEKDAPKKYFWFKVNVKGLRGGHSGSDIDKGFGNANKILARFLNSISRKKYNMILSEIGGGNLHNAIPREAYALIGVKEKYKEDIRVKLNTFLADVQNELKHTEPNLDIQLESVQIPSKVINRKTTEKLILALNACPHGVIGMSHDIPGLVETSTNLASIKILPDNLIEIGTSQRSSVESQKRYIVNMVSSVFELSGAKVLHNDGYPGWQPNPDSKLLKLAQREYKALFNKDTKVKAIHAGLECGLFLEKYPNLDMISIGPDMTDVHSPDEKMKISSVAKFWDFLVKILENVSSEDVE; this comes from the coding sequence ATGACAATTAAAGATTTAGAACCTTCGTCAATATGGGGTTATTTTTATGACATAACTCAAATACCTAGACCTTCTAAAAAAGAGGATAAGATCAGAGCATATCTACTTGATTTCGCTGAAAAACACAGTCTGGAAGTGAAGCAGGACAAGGCAGGCAATATACTTATAACCAAACCGGCCACACCTGGTAAGGAGGACTTGCCAACTGTAATTCTGCAATCTCATATTGATATGGTTTGTGAGAAAAACTCAGACGTGGAACATGATTTTGACAATGATCCTATTGAGACTATCATTGATGGTGACTGGGTAAAAGCTAACGGTACTACACTGGGAGCTGATAATGGTATTGGTGTTGCAGCTGAATTGGCTGTACTGGCATCCGATGAAATTGCACATGGTAAAATTGAAGCCTTTTTCACAGTTGATGAAGAGACCGGATTAACAGGTGCCAACGCTCTTGAGAAAGATTTTCTGACAGGTAATCTTCTTATAAATCTGGATACGGAAGAAGAAGGAGAGATTTATATTGGATGTGCCGGTGGTAAAGGAACTAAGGCATATTTCAAATATAAAGAGAAAGATGCTCCTAAAAAATACTTCTGGTTCAAAGTAAATGTAAAAGGATTAAGAGGAGGCCATTCAGGCAGTGATATTGATAAAGGCTTCGGAAACGCCAATAAAATTCTTGCAAGATTTTTAAACTCCATTTCCAGGAAAAAATATAATATGATACTTTCCGAAATTGGAGGTGGCAATCTCCACAATGCCATACCAAGGGAGGCATATGCATTGATAGGAGTAAAAGAGAAATATAAAGAGGATATCAGAGTAAAACTTAATACATTTCTAGCAGATGTACAGAATGAATTGAAACATACTGAACCCAATCTTGATATTCAGCTTGAATCAGTGCAAATTCCTTCAAAAGTTATAAACAGAAAAACAACAGAAAAACTAATATTGGCACTTAATGCATGTCCTCATGGAGTTATTGGAATGAGTCACGACATTCCTGGACTTGTTGAGACATCAACGAATCTGGCTTCAATAAAAATACTGCCGGACAATCTGATTGAAATAGGCACTAGTCAGCGAAGCTCAGTAGAGTCACAAAAAAGATATATTGTAAATATGGTATCTTCAGTATTTGAGCTATCAGGTGCAAAAGTTCTACATAACGATGGATATCCGGGCTGGCAGCCAAATCCGGATTCCAAACTGCTTAAACTGGCACAAAGAGAATATAAGGCACTTTTTAATAAAGACACCAAAGTAAAGGCAATTCATGCTGGTCTTGAATGCGGATTATTCCTGGAAAAATATCCAAACCTGGATATGATCTCTATAGGGCCGGATATGACTGATGTTCATTCACCCGATGAGAAAATGAAGATTTCCTCTGTTGCAAAATTCTGGGATTTCCTTGTAAAAATATTGGAAAATGTATCTTCAGAAGATGTAGAATAG
- a CDS encoding OmpH family outer membrane protein has translation MKNFSNYIVSGVLAIAVIVLFILHFTSGKSGKEADSRDLSVLLNDSSVTLPIAYVNVDSLLMNYNFAKDLNESLLRKEESTRATLNQRQNQINSAAQEFERKLRNNAFLSQERAQQEQERIIQMNQEYQQLADRLSQEFMIEQQKLNLQMEDTIKVRLEEFNRERNYEIIFSNISTSTLIYAKDKYDITDEVVQFLNNKYGPATAITTAE, from the coding sequence ATGAAGAATTTCTCCAATTATATAGTCAGTGGAGTGCTGGCTATTGCAGTTATTGTTCTATTTATCCTGCACTTTACATCAGGAAAATCCGGAAAAGAAGCCGACAGTAGAGATCTATCAGTTTTATTAAATGACTCCTCAGTTACTTTGCCAATAGCTTATGTTAACGTCGATTCTCTCTTAATGAACTACAATTTTGCAAAAGATTTAAATGAGTCTCTATTAAGAAAAGAGGAAAGTACCCGTGCTACTCTAAATCAGCGTCAAAATCAGATTAACTCTGCAGCACAGGAATTTGAACGTAAATTGCGTAACAACGCGTTTTTAAGTCAGGAAAGAGCCCAGCAGGAGCAAGAGCGTATTATCCAGATGAATCAGGAATATCAACAACTTGCTGATAGATTATCTCAGGAATTCATGATCGAACAGCAGAAGTTAAATCTTCAGATGGAAGATACAATTAAGGTAAGACTGGAAGAGTTTAATCGAGAAAGAAATTACGAAATTATTTTCAGCAATATCTCAACAAGCACACTAATTTATGCTAAGGATAAGTATGATATCACTGATGAAGTGGTGCAGTTCCTTAATAATAAATATGGTCCTGCAACTGCAATAACAACAGCAGAATAA
- a CDS encoding glycosyltransferase yields the protein MMKSLNKYLQKQGQRYHDDVFDVNFNSDIIVVIPCYDEPDIINTLESIRRCDRPESVNLSVIVIINSAVKTDIDVVNRNTKTYQEVSSYSKKIDERSFIVRAAKLEGLPNKHAGVGLARKIGMDLAVEHFYKTENYRGIIVSLDADCEVSDNFITTVYNTFRSDGNLNATIHNFHHRVESSQSNIEFAVRQYESYLHYYSECLKSTGFPYYYHTIGSAFAVSANAYVRVGGMGRQQGGEDFYFLQKVFQLGGVKLLKETFVYPLARFSERVPFGTGPAIQKILDEPDGVLKVYSRQSFKELKRFFDMKEFFFKKDEEIITLKVAELHPVLIDFLNEIDYLKLLKDCNENCATLNSFVKRFFHNFNAFRIVKYLNYVHPEPFKLEKITMITDKIESTV from the coding sequence ATGATGAAATCGTTAAATAAATACCTGCAGAAACAGGGTCAGAGATATCATGATGATGTTTTTGACGTTAACTTTAATTCTGACATAATTGTAGTAATACCCTGTTATGATGAACCGGATATTATAAACACTTTGGAGAGTATAAGAAGATGTGACAGGCCTGAGTCTGTAAATTTATCAGTGATAGTAATTATCAATTCGGCAGTTAAAACTGATATTGATGTTGTAAACAGAAATACTAAAACATATCAGGAGGTTAGTTCTTATTCAAAGAAAATAGATGAACGCTCTTTTATTGTAAGAGCTGCTAAATTAGAGGGGTTACCAAACAAACATGCAGGTGTTGGATTAGCACGGAAAATAGGGATGGATCTTGCAGTAGAGCATTTTTATAAGACTGAAAACTATAGGGGAATTATTGTCTCTTTGGATGCCGACTGTGAAGTCTCTGACAATTTTATTACCACCGTTTATAATACTTTTAGAAGTGATGGTAATCTTAATGCTACCATACACAACTTTCATCATAGAGTAGAAAGTAGTCAAAGTAATATTGAATTTGCCGTAAGACAGTATGAGTCATATCTTCACTACTATAGTGAATGTCTTAAATCAACCGGATTTCCTTATTACTATCATACGATAGGTTCAGCGTTTGCAGTATCAGCAAATGCTTATGTGAGAGTTGGGGGTATGGGGCGTCAGCAGGGAGGGGAGGACTTTTATTTTCTACAGAAAGTGTTTCAATTAGGTGGGGTGAAATTGCTTAAAGAGACTTTTGTTTATCCCCTTGCAAGATTTTCAGAACGTGTTCCTTTCGGCACTGGACCGGCAATACAAAAGATTCTGGATGAACCTGACGGTGTTCTTAAGGTATATTCTAGACAGTCTTTTAAAGAGCTTAAAAGGTTTTTTGATATGAAAGAGTTCTTCTTCAAGAAGGATGAAGAAATTATAACTTTAAAGGTAGCCGAATTACATCCTGTTTTGATTGATTTTTTAAACGAAATCGACTATCTGAAATTATTAAAGGATTGCAATGAAAATTGTGCGACACTGAATAGTTTTGTGAAAAGGTTTTTTCATAACTTTAATGCTTTCAGGATAGTAAAATACTTAAATTATGTACATCCTGAACCTTTTAAACTTGAAAAAATCACTATGATAACTGACAAAATAGAATCTACTGTTTGA